The DNA segment GCCCCGGAATTTCGGGAAGCTGGAGACGTGCACCCACCACGCGGAGGGCCACAATCCCCTCTGCGGGGACCAGCTCGACCTCACCCTCGTGGTGGAGGACGGCGTGGTGCGGGACATCAAGTTCCAGGGCAGCGGCTGCGCCATCGACACCGCCAGCGCCAGCCTGATGACGGGCGCCGTGAAGGGCCGGCCGGTGGCGGAAGCCGAGGCCATGGCCGAGCAGTTCCGCGGGATGGTGCGCGGCGATCTGGATCCCGCCCAGGCGTCCCTGCTCGGCAAGCTCACCCTCTTCCAGGGCGTTAAGGACCTTCCCAGCCGCGTGAAGTGCGCCGTCCTCCCCTGGGCCACCCTCCACGCCGCGCTCAAAGGGGAAGAGGAAGTTTCCACGGAGTAATGCATTGAAACCGCAGATGTCGCAGATCACGCAGATGAGGACGGATGTGACCCCGGGCGTTTTTTCATCTGCGCTCCTCTGCGACATCTGCGGTTAACAAAGAAGGCTTCTGACCATGCCCAAGATCGCTGAAATCGAGTACACCCCCAACCCCAACGCGGTGAAGTTCGTGCTGAAGGAGCCGGTGGCCATCGGCTTTCCCAAGTCCTATCCCAACGTGGAGACGGCCGAGCACGACG comes from the Geothrix sp. 21YS21S-4 genome and includes:
- the sufU gene encoding Fe-S cluster assembly sulfur transfer protein SufU, whose amino-acid sequence is MTDPRELYQQVILEHNKKPRNFGKLETCTHHAEGHNPLCGDQLDLTLVVEDGVVRDIKFQGSGCAIDTASASLMTGAVKGRPVAEAEAMAEQFRGMVRGDLDPAQASLLGKLTLFQGVKDLPSRVKCAVLPWATLHAALKGEEEVSTE